The following coding sequences lie in one Leucobacter allii genomic window:
- the aceE gene encoding pyruvate dehydrogenase (acetyl-transferring), homodimeric type: MAVNTQDPYAPDNDDVDPQETAEWRESLDAVVEARGAGRGREIMTSLLDRSRQLHLNVPQVPTTDYVNTIASADEPSFPGNEELERKYRSWIRWNAAMTVHRAQRPGIGVGGHISTYASAASLYEVGFNHFFRGQDHPSGGDQIFVQGHASPGMYARAFLEGRLSADQLDGFRQEHSHAGGGLPSYPHPRLLPDFWQFPTVSMGIGPINAIYQAQLNKYLTNRGIKDASEQHVWAFLGDGEMDEVESRGQLQVAANEGLDNLTFVINCNLQRLDGPVRGNGKIIQELESFFRGAGWNVIKVIWGREWDELLARDTDGALLNVMNTTPDGDYQTYKAENGGFVRDHFFGKDERALRLVEDYTDEQIWGLRRGGHDYRKVYAAFKAATEHKGRPTVILAKTIKGYGLGPHFEGRNATHQMKKMTLEDLKLFRDTMRIPVTDAQLEADPYRPPYYHPGEQDDAIQYIHERRRELGGYLPERRTSHVDLALPEPKSYAIAAKGSGTQEAATTMVFVRMLKDLMRDQGFGPRIVPIIPDEARTFGMDSYFPTSKIYNPHGQNYVSVDRELLLAYKESPQGVLLHVGINEAGASAAFTAVGTSYSTQGQPLIPVYIFYSMFGFQRTGDALWAAGDQMARGFIIGATAGRTTLTGEGLQHADGHSLALASTNPAVVAYDPAYGYEIGHIVRSGIERMYGGAHEDPNVMYYLTVYNEPIVHPAEPEGVDVEGIVRGIHRVSPADGTGRLRAQILASGVAVPWAIEAQELLARDWGVAADVWSVTSWNELQRDGAAAEAHNFRNFGDAPRVPYLTEKLQGAEGPVVAVSDWATLVPEQIRPYVPGDYSVLGADGFGFSDTRAAARRYFGIDRESVVVKVLQRLAAQGEINAEIPRRAAEQYRLDDVNAGTTGGAGGDA; this comes from the coding sequence TTGGCTGTGAACACGCAGGATCCGTACGCGCCGGACAACGACGACGTGGATCCCCAGGAGACCGCCGAATGGCGCGAGTCCCTCGACGCGGTCGTCGAGGCGCGCGGCGCCGGGCGGGGCCGCGAGATCATGACGAGCCTGCTCGATCGCTCGCGGCAGCTCCACCTCAACGTCCCCCAGGTGCCGACCACCGACTACGTCAACACGATCGCCTCGGCGGACGAGCCCTCCTTCCCGGGCAACGAGGAGCTCGAGCGCAAGTACCGCTCCTGGATCCGCTGGAACGCCGCCATGACGGTGCACCGCGCGCAGCGGCCCGGTATCGGCGTGGGCGGCCATATCTCCACCTACGCCTCCGCGGCCTCGCTCTACGAGGTCGGCTTCAACCACTTCTTCCGCGGCCAGGACCACCCGAGCGGCGGCGACCAGATCTTCGTGCAGGGGCACGCCTCCCCCGGCATGTACGCGCGGGCCTTCCTCGAGGGGCGCCTGAGCGCCGATCAGCTCGACGGGTTCCGCCAGGAGCATTCGCACGCGGGAGGCGGCCTCCCGAGCTACCCGCACCCGCGACTGCTGCCCGACTTCTGGCAGTTCCCGACCGTCTCGATGGGCATCGGCCCCATCAACGCGATCTACCAGGCGCAGCTCAACAAGTACCTCACCAACCGCGGCATCAAGGACGCCTCCGAGCAGCACGTCTGGGCCTTCCTCGGCGACGGCGAGATGGACGAGGTGGAGAGCCGCGGTCAGCTGCAGGTCGCGGCGAACGAGGGCCTCGACAACCTCACCTTCGTGATCAACTGCAACCTGCAGCGCCTGGACGGTCCGGTGCGCGGCAACGGCAAGATCATCCAAGAGCTCGAGAGCTTCTTCCGCGGCGCCGGCTGGAACGTCATCAAGGTGATCTGGGGACGCGAGTGGGACGAGCTCCTCGCCAGGGACACCGACGGCGCGCTGCTGAACGTGATGAACACGACGCCCGACGGCGACTACCAGACCTACAAGGCCGAGAACGGCGGCTTCGTCCGCGATCACTTCTTCGGCAAGGACGAGCGCGCGCTCCGCCTCGTCGAGGACTACACGGACGAGCAGATCTGGGGTCTGCGGCGCGGCGGCCACGACTACCGCAAGGTCTACGCCGCGTTCAAGGCGGCCACGGAGCACAAGGGCCGCCCGACCGTCATCCTGGCGAAGACGATCAAGGGCTACGGTCTCGGCCCGCACTTCGAGGGCCGCAACGCGACCCACCAGATGAAGAAGATGACCCTGGAGGACCTGAAGCTCTTCCGGGACACCATGCGCATCCCCGTCACCGACGCGCAGCTCGAGGCCGATCCCTACCGCCCGCCCTACTACCACCCGGGCGAGCAGGACGACGCGATCCAGTACATCCACGAGCGCCGCCGCGAGCTCGGCGGCTACCTGCCCGAGCGGCGCACCTCGCACGTGGATCTCGCCCTCCCCGAGCCGAAGAGCTACGCCATCGCGGCGAAGGGCTCCGGCACCCAGGAGGCGGCGACGACCATGGTGTTCGTCCGCATGCTCAAGGACCTCATGCGCGACCAGGGCTTCGGTCCCCGCATCGTGCCGATCATCCCCGACGAGGCGCGCACCTTCGGCATGGACTCGTACTTCCCCACCTCCAAGATCTACAACCCGCACGGGCAGAACTACGTGTCGGTGGATCGCGAACTGCTCCTCGCCTACAAGGAGAGCCCGCAGGGCGTGCTGCTGCACGTCGGCATCAACGAGGCCGGCGCCTCCGCCGCCTTCACCGCTGTCGGCACCTCGTACTCCACGCAGGGCCAGCCGCTCATCCCCGTGTACATCTTCTACTCGATGTTCGGCTTCCAGCGCACGGGCGACGCGCTCTGGGCGGCGGGAGACCAGATGGCGCGCGGCTTCATCATCGGCGCCACCGCCGGCCGCACGACGCTCACGGGCGAGGGGCTGCAGCACGCCGACGGGCACTCGCTCGCCCTGGCCTCGACGAACCCCGCGGTGGTCGCCTACGACCCGGCCTACGGCTACGAGATCGGCCACATCGTGCGCTCGGGCATCGAGCGGATGTACGGCGGGGCGCACGAGGACCCGAACGTCATGTACTACCTCACGGTGTACAACGAGCCGATCGTGCATCCGGCGGAGCCCGAGGGCGTCGACGTGGAGGGCATCGTCCGCGGCATCCACCGCGTGAGCCCGGCGGACGGCACGGGGCGGCTGCGCGCGCAGATCCTCGCGTCGGGGGTCGCCGTGCCCTGGGCGATCGAGGCGCAGGAGCTGCTCGCCCGAGACTGGGGCGTGGCCGCCGACGTGTGGAGCGTCACCAGCTGGAACGAGCTGCAGCGCGACGGCGCCGCGGCGGAGGCGCACAACTTCCGCAACTTCGGCGACGCCCCCCGCGTGCCGTACCTGACCGAGAAGCTGCAGGGCGCCGAGGGCCCCGTCGTCGCCGTGAGCGACTGGGCGACCCTCGTCCCCGAGCAGATCCGCCCGTACGTGCCCGGGGACTACTCGGTGCTCGGCGCCGACGGCTTCGGCTTCTCTGACACCCGCGCGGCCGCCAGGCGCTACTTCGGCATCGACCGCGAGTCGGTCGTCGTGAAGGTGCTGCAGCGGCTCGCCGCGCAGGGCGAGATCAACGCCGAGATCCCCCGCCGCGCCGCCGAGCAGTACCGCCTCGACGACGTGAACGCCGGGACGACCGGCGGTGCCGGCGGCGACGCGTGA
- a CDS encoding ACP S-malonyltransferase produces MIVIACPGQGSQTPGFLDPWLELPGSRDFLGTASEAAGVDLIAHGTTSDADTIRDTAIAQPLIVAASLLAWRALGERAELTGAGVAGHSVGEFAAAAAAGVLDAEDALRLVGVRGRAMAEAAGQADTGMAAVVGGVEDDVLAKIAEHGLTPANRNGGGQIVAAGARAALDALAGDAPRGARVIALQVAGAFHTDAMSSAIPVLAQAAADVAPSDPVRPLWTNADGSRVADGARFLELLVSQIASPVRWDACMTDFQDAGITGLIELTPAGALSGIAKRALKGVPTVAVKSPADLDAAVALIAEAA; encoded by the coding sequence GTGATTGTCATCGCCTGCCCTGGACAGGGCTCCCAGACCCCCGGCTTCCTCGACCCGTGGCTCGAGCTCCCCGGCAGCCGCGATTTCCTCGGCACGGCCTCCGAGGCCGCCGGCGTCGACCTCATCGCGCACGGCACGACGAGCGACGCCGACACCATCCGGGACACCGCGATCGCCCAGCCGCTGATCGTGGCAGCGAGCCTGTTGGCATGGCGCGCGCTCGGCGAGCGCGCGGAGCTCACGGGCGCCGGCGTCGCCGGCCACTCCGTGGGTGAGTTCGCGGCGGCCGCGGCCGCCGGCGTGCTCGACGCCGAGGACGCCCTCCGGCTCGTCGGCGTGCGCGGGCGCGCGATGGCGGAGGCCGCCGGGCAGGCCGACACCGGCATGGCGGCCGTCGTCGGCGGGGTCGAGGACGACGTGCTCGCGAAGATCGCCGAGCACGGGCTCACCCCGGCGAATCGGAACGGCGGCGGTCAGATCGTCGCGGCCGGGGCCCGCGCGGCGCTGGACGCCCTTGCGGGCGACGCGCCCCGCGGCGCCCGGGTGATCGCCCTGCAGGTCGCCGGCGCCTTCCATACCGACGCGATGTCCTCCGCGATCCCCGTGCTCGCGCAGGCTGCGGCGGATGTCGCGCCCTCCGACCCCGTGCGCCCCCTGTGGACCAACGCCGACGGCTCCCGCGTCGCTGACGGCGCCCGCTTCCTGGAGCTTCTCGTCTCCCAGATCGCGAGCCCCGTCCGCTGGGACGCCTGCATGACCGACTTCCAGGACGCCGGGATCACGGGGCTCATCGAGCTGACCCCCGCCGGCGCCCTCTCGGGCATCGCGAAGCGCGCGCTCAAGGGCGTCCCCACGGTCGCCGTGAAGTCCCCCGCCGACCTCGATGCCGCGGTCGCGCTGATCGCCGAAGCCGCCTGA
- a CDS encoding PucR family transcriptional regulator, which translates to MQKDRTKEQELAWLRTITGELSTRTITRLDETLPWYGSMPPSRRSAVGLVAQTGIASFIQWYEDPSSTPWIASDVFSSAPRELLRSISLQETLQLIRVVVSVVEERVAPRSEALREAILHYSRDVAFAAADVYARAAEARGLWDARLEALVVDSILTGESDDELPSRIAALGWHGDGEAAVLVGTAERFVDVDQLRRSARHAGADVLIGLQGTRLVLVLGRLDAPPRDAHAGVETPQLGFLEIAQRLADGFSDGPLVLGPTVENLVDASRSARAALAGVAVARSWRHAPRPVPADDLLPERALAGDGLARRTLIEQIYEPLAAHSGELLETLWCYLDNGRSLEATARELFVHPNTVRYRLKKVSDVIGWNATGAREALILQSALIAGSIAQHGTRRAASSKK; encoded by the coding sequence GTGCAGAAGGACCGCACGAAGGAGCAGGAGCTCGCGTGGCTCCGGACCATCACCGGCGAGCTCTCGACCCGCACCATCACGCGCCTCGACGAGACGCTGCCGTGGTACGGGTCGATGCCGCCCAGCCGGCGGTCGGCCGTGGGGCTCGTCGCGCAGACGGGGATCGCGTCCTTCATCCAGTGGTACGAGGATCCGAGCTCGACGCCGTGGATCGCCTCCGACGTCTTCAGCTCCGCACCGCGGGAGCTGCTGCGCTCGATCAGCCTGCAGGAGACTTTGCAGTTGATCCGAGTGGTGGTGTCCGTCGTCGAGGAGCGCGTCGCCCCGCGCAGCGAGGCGCTCCGCGAGGCGATCCTGCACTACTCGCGCGATGTCGCCTTCGCCGCCGCCGACGTGTACGCGCGGGCTGCCGAGGCGCGCGGCCTGTGGGACGCGAGACTCGAGGCGCTCGTCGTCGACTCGATCCTCACGGGCGAGAGCGACGACGAGCTGCCGAGCCGCATCGCCGCGCTCGGCTGGCACGGCGACGGCGAGGCGGCGGTACTCGTGGGTACCGCGGAGCGCTTCGTCGACGTCGACCAGCTCCGCCGTTCGGCCAGGCACGCGGGTGCCGACGTGCTCATCGGCCTGCAGGGCACCCGGCTCGTCCTCGTGCTCGGGCGTCTCGACGCGCCCCCGCGCGATGCGCACGCGGGCGTCGAGACCCCGCAGCTCGGATTCCTGGAGATCGCGCAGCGTCTCGCCGACGGATTCTCCGACGGCCCCCTCGTGCTCGGGCCGACCGTGGAGAACCTCGTCGACGCCTCCCGCAGCGCCCGGGCCGCCCTCGCGGGCGTCGCGGTGGCGCGCTCGTGGCGGCATGCGCCGCGCCCCGTGCCGGCTGACGATCTGCTGCCGGAGCGCGCCCTCGCGGGCGACGGCCTCGCCCGCCGCACGCTCATCGAGCAGATCTACGAACCGCTCGCGGCCCATTCGGGCGAGCTGCTCGAGACCCTCTGGTGCTACCTCGACAACGGCCGCTCCCTCGAAGCGACGGCCCGCGAGCTGTTCGTGCACCCGAACACGGTGCGCTACCGGCTCAAGAAGGTGTCCGACGTGATCGGCTGGAACGCGACGGGCGCGCGCGAGGCGCTGATCCTGCAGTCCGCCCTCATCGCCGGTTCCATCGCGCAGCACGGCACGAGGCGCGCCGCATCCTCGAAAAAATGA
- a CDS encoding acyl carrier protein, giving the protein MAFSNEEILAGLAELINDETGIAADVVALDKSFTDDLDIDSISMMTIVVNAEEKFDVKIPDEEVKNLKTVGDAVSFIAGAQA; this is encoded by the coding sequence ATGGCATTCAGCAACGAAGAGATCCTCGCCGGGCTCGCGGAGCTCATCAACGATGAGACCGGGATCGCCGCGGACGTCGTCGCGCTCGACAAGTCCTTCACCGACGACCTCGACATCGACTCGATCTCGATGATGACGATCGTCGTGAACGCCGAGGAGAAGTTCGACGTGAAGATCCCCGACGAGGAGGTCAAGAACCTCAAGACCGTCGGCGACGCCGTGAGCTTCATCGCGGGCGCGCAGGCCTGA
- a CDS encoding beta-ketoacyl-[acyl-carrier-protein] synthase family protein, protein MTKKIVVTGIGATTPLGGTAEESWQALLAGESGVRALDNDWAEQYGLAVDFAGTAKVDPAEVLERPVAKRLDPSSRFALVAAMEAWADAGAPEVPSERLGVDWATGIGGLWTLLDAWDTLREKGPRRVMPLTVPMLMPNAPAAAVSMHLEARAFARTVASACASSTESIANAYEHLQLGLADVVIAGGAEAAIHPITLASFNSAQALSKRTESPETASRPYNVDRDGFVMGEGAGALVLETEEHALARGARIYAEVAGGGVTADSYHITANDPEGRGASRAVKLALSQAGASVDDVTHINAHATSTPVGDIAEYTALRKVFGERVDRIPVSATKAATGHLLGGTGAIEAIFAVLAVHHRIAPPTINLTEQDPEIPLTVSGEPQPLGEGPQLAISNSFGFGGHNAVIAIRSHD, encoded by the coding sequence ATGACGAAGAAGATTGTCGTTACCGGCATCGGCGCCACCACCCCGCTCGGCGGCACCGCCGAGGAGAGCTGGCAGGCCCTCCTCGCGGGCGAGTCCGGCGTCCGGGCGCTCGACAACGACTGGGCCGAGCAGTACGGGCTCGCCGTGGACTTCGCCGGCACGGCGAAGGTCGATCCGGCCGAGGTGCTCGAGCGCCCCGTCGCGAAGCGCCTCGACCCGTCCAGCCGCTTCGCGCTCGTGGCCGCGATGGAGGCGTGGGCGGACGCCGGCGCCCCCGAGGTGCCGTCCGAGCGACTGGGCGTCGACTGGGCGACCGGGATCGGCGGCCTGTGGACGCTGCTCGACGCCTGGGACACGCTCAGGGAGAAGGGGCCGCGTCGCGTCATGCCGCTGACCGTGCCCATGCTCATGCCGAATGCTCCCGCAGCCGCGGTGTCGATGCACCTGGAGGCGCGCGCCTTCGCCCGCACCGTCGCCTCGGCCTGTGCGTCGAGCACCGAGTCCATCGCGAACGCCTACGAGCATCTGCAGCTCGGCCTCGCCGACGTGGTGATCGCGGGCGGCGCCGAGGCCGCGATCCACCCGATCACGCTGGCCTCCTTCAACTCGGCGCAGGCGCTCTCCAAGCGCACCGAGTCCCCCGAGACCGCATCGCGGCCCTACAACGTCGACCGCGACGGCTTCGTCATGGGCGAGGGCGCGGGCGCCCTCGTGCTCGAGACGGAGGAGCACGCGCTCGCCCGCGGTGCGCGGATCTACGCCGAGGTGGCGGGCGGCGGCGTCACCGCCGACTCGTACCACATCACCGCGAACGACCCCGAGGGTCGCGGGGCGAGCCGGGCCGTCAAGCTCGCGCTCTCGCAGGCCGGCGCGAGCGTCGACGACGTCACGCACATCAACGCCCACGCCACCTCCACGCCCGTCGGCGACATCGCCGAGTACACGGCGCTGCGGAAGGTCTTCGGCGAGCGGGTCGACCGCATCCCGGTCTCCGCCACGAAGGCCGCGACCGGGCACCTGCTCGGCGGCACGGGTGCGATCGAGGCGATCTTCGCGGTGCTCGCCGTGCACCACCGCATCGCCCCGCCCACCATCAACCTCACCGAGCAGGATCCCGAGATCCCGCTCACGGTGTCGGGAGAGCCCCAGCCGCTCGGCGAGGGACCGCAGCTCGCGATCTCCAACTCCTTCGGCTTCGGCGGCCACAACGCGGTCATCGCGATCCGCAGCCACGACTGA
- a CDS encoding beta-ketoacyl-ACP synthase III: MASLVQPSGPAHTRILSIGAARGDLDVPNDDIVGPIDSSDEWIRQRTGIVQRRRASRGLEAVDLAVSAGEEAIVRSGLDRADIDGVIIATISNVAVTPSMAALAAHRLGLTPAAAFDISAACAGYVYGVAQADALVRSGVCRNVLVIGAEKLSDIIDPTDRSISFLLADGAGAVVVGPSDHTGIGPTLWGSDGEKWDTIRVTSTFEEYRANPGVVPWPTLRQDGQTVFRWAVWEMAKVARQTLEASGIEAGDLAAFVPHQANMRIVDEFAKQLKLPDSVVVARDIEMQGNTSAASIPLALHALVEEHPELSGGLALTIGFGAGLVYGAQVVEIP; encoded by the coding sequence ATGGCCTCCCTCGTGCAGCCCTCGGGCCCCGCCCACACCCGTATTCTCTCGATCGGCGCGGCGCGCGGCGATCTCGATGTGCCCAACGACGACATCGTCGGCCCCATCGACTCCTCCGACGAGTGGATCAGGCAGCGCACGGGCATCGTGCAGCGCCGCCGGGCGAGCCGCGGCCTCGAGGCCGTCGACCTCGCCGTCTCGGCCGGCGAGGAGGCGATCGTCCGTTCCGGGCTCGACCGCGCCGACATCGACGGCGTGATCATCGCCACGATCTCGAACGTCGCCGTCACCCCGTCGATGGCGGCGCTCGCGGCGCACCGACTCGGCCTCACCCCGGCCGCGGCCTTCGATATCTCGGCGGCGTGCGCCGGCTACGTCTACGGGGTCGCGCAGGCCGATGCGCTCGTGCGCTCGGGCGTGTGCCGCAACGTCCTTGTGATCGGTGCGGAGAAGCTCTCGGACATCATCGATCCCACCGATCGCAGCATCTCCTTCCTACTGGCGGACGGCGCGGGCGCCGTCGTCGTCGGCCCGAGCGATCACACCGGCATCGGCCCCACGCTCTGGGGCTCCGACGGTGAGAAGTGGGACACGATCCGCGTCACCTCGACCTTCGAGGAGTACCGTGCCAACCCGGGCGTGGTCCCCTGGCCCACGCTGCGGCAGGACGGCCAGACGGTCTTCCGCTGGGCCGTGTGGGAGATGGCCAAGGTCGCGCGGCAGACGCTCGAGGCCTCGGGGATCGAGGCCGGCGACCTCGCCGCGTTCGTCCCGCACCAGGCCAACATGCGCATCGTCGACGAGTTCGCCAAGCAGCTCAAGCTCCCCGACTCCGTCGTCGTCGCCCGCGACATCGAGATGCAGGGCAACACCTCTGCGGCGTCCATCCCCCTGGCGCTGCACGCGCTCGTCGAGGAGCACCCCGAGCTCTCCGGCGGCCTCGCGCTGACGATCGGCTTCGGCGCCGGCCTCGTCTACGGCGCTCAGGTCGTCGAGATCCCCTGA